A single genomic interval of Camelina sativa cultivar DH55 chromosome 11, Cs, whole genome shotgun sequence harbors:
- the LOC104721313 gene encoding auxin-induced protein X15-like, giving the protein MGLMRSMLPNAKQIFKSQSMRNKNGSQSSTTTSGLVPKGHVAVYVGEQMEKKRFVVPITYLNHPMFREFLNRAEEECGYHHSMGGLTIPCREESFLHLITSHQLH; this is encoded by the coding sequence atgggtttaATGCGGTCGATGCTTCCAAATGCAAAGCAAATATTCAAATCACAATCTATGAGGAACAAAAACGGATCacaatcatcaacaacaacttcaGGGCTTGTTCCGAAAGGTCACGTAGCGGTTTACGTTGGAGAACAAATGGAGAAAAAGAGGTTTGTGGTTCCGATAACATACTTGAACCATCCTATGTTCAGAGAATTCCTTAATCGCGCTGAGGAAGAGTGCGGATATCATCACTCGATGGGTGGCTTGACGATACCTTGTCGAGAAGAGTCGTTTCTTCATCTCATTACTTCTCATCAGCTGCATTGA
- the LOC109127178 gene encoding auxin-responsive protein SAUR21-like, whose amino-acid sequence MIQFKDIAFQVKRIAAKRVSRLRHIVNVRKGHFTVYVGEDEEETKRFVVPISYLKHPLFQALLRQAEDEFGTDHKSKSLTIPCPHHVFVDVTSRLNRFKLVST is encoded by the coding sequence ATGATTCAGTTCAAGGATATAGCTTTTCAAGTCAAGAGAATAGCCGCTAAAAGAGTATCGCGTTTAAGACACATAGTCAACGTACGAAAGGGTCACTTTACGGTATACGTTGGAGAAGACGAGGAAGAGACGAAGAGATTTGTGGTTCCAATATCTTACTTAAAACATCCTTTGTTCCAAGCTTTGTTGCGTCAAGCCGAAGATGAATTCGGCACAGATCATAAGAGTAAATCCCTCACGATCCCTTGTCCTCACCATGTCTTTGTTGACGTCACTTCTCGTCTGAATCGTTTTAAACTTGTTAGTACCTAA
- the LOC104727571 gene encoding auxin-induced protein 15A-like, with the protein MGIQLVGLSQAKQKLQRSLSARIASLLATSGTNNVPKGHVAVYVGETYQRKRFVIPISYLNNPLFQGLLNLAEEEFGFDHPMGGLTIPCTEDYFTALASILSGS; encoded by the coding sequence ATGGGTATCCAATTGGTCGGACTGTCTCAAGCAAAGCAAAAGCTTCAAAGAAGCTTATCGGCGAGAATCGCGAGCCTCTTAGCTACGTCGGGTACTAATAATGTGCCAAAGGGTCATGTGGCCGTCTATGTGGGGGAGACTTATCAAAGGAAGAGATTTGTGATACCTATATCGTATTTAAACAACCCATTGTTCCAAGGTTTGCTGAACCTTGCGGAAGAAGAGTTCGGGTTCGACCATCCCATGGGAGGTCTCACCATTCCTTGCACTGAAGATTACTTCACTGCTCTAGCTTCTATTCTAAGTGGTTCATGA
- the LOC104721315 gene encoding auxin-induced protein 15A-like — protein sequence MAIIKKTSKVTQTAMLKQILKRCSSLGKKNGGGYDEDCLPLDVPKGHFPVYVGENRSRYIVPISFLTHPEFQSLLRRAEEEFGFDHDMGLTIPCDELAFQTLTSMIR from the coding sequence atggctataattaaaaaaacttcaaaagtcACACAAACAGCAATGCTGAAGCAGATTCTGAAGAGATGCTCAAGCTTAGGGAAGAAGAACGGAGGAGGGTACGATGAAGATTGCCTTCCACTCGATGTACCAAAGGGTCACTTCCCTGTCTATGTCGGAGAGAACAGAAGCAGATACATTGTCCCAATCTCCTTCTTGACTCATCCTGAGTTCCAATCTCTCTTACGACGAGCCGAGGAAGAATTTGGGTTCGATCACGACATGGGTCTCACCATTCCATGTGATGAACTCGCGTTTCAAACCCTAACCTCCATGATCCGATGA
- the LOC104721316 gene encoding auxin-responsive protein SAUR40-like codes for MGKNNKIGSVVRIRQMLKQWQKKAHIGSFNNNNNNDPPVSDVPPGHVAVTVGDNHRRYVVRAKHLNHPIFRRLLAEAEEEYGFSNVGPLAIPCDESLFEDIIETVIRSESSGGCGGILSPATIEDLRRCSHVGLAKSVESRPLLPGIAEKSVC; via the coding sequence ATGGGGAAGAACAACAAGATCGGTAGTGTTGTAAGGATCCGTCAGATGCTTAAACAATGGCAGAAGAAAGCTCACATCGGAtcattcaacaacaacaacaacaacgatccTCCTGTTTCCGATGTACCTCCTGGTCACGTTGCTGTAACCGTCGGCGATAATCATCGGAGATACGTTGTTCGCGCCAAACATCTCAACCATCCCATCTTCAGACGTCTCCTAGCTGAGGCTGAGGAAGAGTACGGATTCTCCAACGTTGGTCCGTTGGCTATACCTTGCGATGAGTCATTGTTCGAGGATATAATCGAGACTGTGATACGTTCTGAGTCATCTGGTGGATGTGGTGGTATTCTGAGTCCGGCGACGATAGAGGATCTCCGGAGATGTAGTCACGTCGGATTAGCTAAGAGCGTTGAATCTCGTCCGTTGCTTCCTGGGATTGCTGAAAAATCTGTGTgctaa
- the LOC104721317 gene encoding amidophosphoribosyltransferase 2, chloroplastic-like — protein sequence MAATSSISSSLSLNAKPNKLSNNSNNNKSHRFLRTTPFLKPSSSFSPLSSSSPSLPLKVSSNPLTPLAADNDDYDEKPREECGVVGIYGDSEASRLCYLALHALQHRGQEGAGIVTVSKDKVLQTITGVGLVSEVFSESKLDQLPGDIAIGHVRYSTAGSSMLKNVQPFVAGYRFGSVGVAHNGNLVNYTKLRADLEENGSIFNTSSDTEVVLHLIAISKARPFFMRIVDACEKLQGAYSMVFVTEDKLVAVRDPHGFRPLVMGRRSNGAVVFASETCALDLIEATYEREVYPGEVLVVDKDGVKCQCLMPHPEPKQCIFEHIYFSLPNSIVFGRSVYESRHVFGEILATESPVDCDVVIAVPDSGVVAALGYAAKAGVAFQQGLIRSHYVGRTFIEPSQKIRDFGVKLKLSPVRGVLEGKRVVVVDDSIVRGTTSSKIVRLLREAGAKEVHMRIASPPIIASCYYGVDTPSSNELISNRMSVDEIRDYIGCDSLAFLSFETLKKHLGEDSRSFCYACFTGDYPVKPTEDKVKRGGDFIDDGLVGGIHNIEGGWVR from the coding sequence ATGGCGGCCACCTCTAGCATctcttcttccctctctctcaaTGCTAAACCCAATAAACTCTCTAacaattccaacaacaacaagtctCACCGTTTCCTCCGTACTACTCCCTTCCTTAAAccctcttcctccttctctcctctatcctcttcttctccctcgCTTCCGCTTAAGGTTTCTTCAAACCCTCTTACCCCTTTGGCGGCAGACAACGATGACTACGACGAGAAGCCTCGGGAGGAGTGCGGAGTTGTCGGAATCTACGGCGACTCTGAAGCTTCACGTCTCTGTTACTTAGCTCTCCACGCGCTTCAGCATCGTGGTCAAGAAGGTGCTGGTATTGTTACCGTTAGCAAAGACAAGGTTCTTCAGACCATTACTGGTGTTGGTCTTGTCTCCGAGGTTTTCAGCGAGTCCAAACTCGACCAGTTACCAGGAGACATCGCCATCGGTCATGTCAGGTACTCCACCGCTGGCTCTTCCATGCTCAAAAACGTTCAGCCTTTCGTCGCTGGTTATCGATTTGGCTCTGTTGGTGTTGCTCACAATGGCAATCTTGTTAATTACACGAAATTGAGAGCTGATTTAGAAGAGAACGGTTCCATTTTCAACACTAGCTCTGATACTGAGGTTGTGCTTCATTTGATTGCCATCTCCAAAGCTAGACCCTTTTTCATGAGAATCGTTGATGCTTGTGAGAAGCTTCAAGGTGCGTATTCTATGGTCTTTGTTACCGAGGATAAGCTTGTTGCTGTTCGTGACCCTCATGGGTTTAGGCCTTTAGTTATGGGTAGGAGAAGTAATGGAGCTGTTGTGTTTGCTTCCGAGACTTGTGCGCTTGATTTGATTGAAGCTACTTATGAGAGAGAGGTTTATCCTGGTGAGGTTTTGGTTGTTGACAAAGACGGTGTCAAGTGTCAGTGTCTTATGCCTCACCCTGAGCCTAAGCAATGCATTTTCGAACACATTTACTTCTCCTTGCCTAATTCGATTGTCTTTGGTCGGTCTGTGTATGAGTCTAGGCATGTGTTTGGTGAGATATTAGCTACTGAGTCACCTGTTGATTGCGATGTGGTGATCGCTGTGCCTGACTCTGGCGTTGTGGCTGCTCTTGGTTACGCTGCTAAAGCTGGTGTAGCGTTTCAGCAAGGTTTGATTAGGTCTCATTACGTTGGAAGGACGTTCATTGAGCCGTCTCAGAAGATCAGAGACTTTGGTGTGAAGCTGAAGCTATCACCAGTCCGAGGAGTTTTAGAAGGGAAAAGAGTCGTTGTTGTGGATGATTCGATCGTTAGAGGAACAACTTCGTCCAAGATTGTGCGTTTACTGAGAGAAGCGGGAGCTAAAGAGGTTCACATGAGGATCGCGAGTCCACCTATCATCGCATCTTGTTACTACGGAGTGGACACACCTAGCTCAAACGAGTTGATATCGAATAGGATGAGTGTTGATGAAATCAGGGATTACATAGGATGTGACTCCCTTGCGTTCTTGTCGTTTGAGACGTTGAAGAAACACTTGGGGGAAGATTCTAGAAGCTTCTGCTACGCGTGCTTCACCGGGGACTATCCTGTTAAGCCCACTGAGGATAAAGTGAAGCGAGGAGGAGATTTTATAGATGATGGTCTCGTTGGAGGAATCCACAACATTGAAGGTGGTTGGGTTCGGTAG
- the LOC104721318 gene encoding probable ribosome-binding factor A, chloroplastic, with product MMANLLHTNQSHFLFFNHHPPISTVHSKSQSFHFPQSMAPVNSLRTNLSVRRSVRCMANPRRVKMVAKQIMRELSDMLLTDTVLQHAVLPEAALGADRYLSSLTTISDVEVSNDLQVVKVYVSVFGDDRGKDVAIAGLKSKAKYVRSELGKRMKLRLTPEVRFIEDESMERGSRVIAILDKIKAEKGSGDGVNEPSDSAEDNQDWEVDDPDEDIIYVK from the exons ATGATGGCTAACTTGCTTCACACCAATCAATCTCACTTCTTATTCTTCAATCATCATCCGCCAATCTCCACCGTTCATTCAAAGTCGCAGTCTTTTCACTTCCCGCAATCAATGGCTCCGGTTAACAGCCTCCGTACGAATCTCTCCGTTCGCCGGAGTGTACGGTGTATGGCGAACCCGAGGCGAGTGAAGATGGTGGCTAAGCAGATAATGAGGGAACTTTCCGATATGCTTCTCACTGACACGGTTTTACAGCACGCCGTGTTGCCTGAAGCTGCTCTTGGAGCTGACCGCTACCTCTCTTCTCTTACCACCATCAGTGATGTTGAGGTCTCTAATGATTTGCAG GTGGTCAAAGTATATGTATCCGTGTTTGGTGATGATAGAGGGAAAGATGTTGCAATTGCGGGGTTGAAATCAAAAGCTAAGTACGTTAGGAGTGAGCTTGGGAAACGAATGAAGTTGAGATTGACGCCTGAGGTCAGATTTATTGAGGATGAATCCATGGAAAGAGGAAGCAGG GTGATTGCAATACTGGACAAAATAAAAGCTGAGAAAGGAAGCGGTGATGGTGTAAACGAACCATCTGATTCAGCAGAGGATAATCAAGATTGGGAAGTGGATGACCCTGACGAAGACATCATCTATGTAAAGTAA
- the LOC104721319 gene encoding arginine decarboxylase 2-like — MPALTCFVPPGYAFSNTTAADVFIPASSPTSVATTAASVVDSSCRWSSSLSSSLYRIDGWGAPYFAANSSGNISVRPHGSETLPHQDVDLLKIVKKVTDPKSSGGLGLQLPLIVRFPDVLKNRLECLQSAFDFAIQSQGYGSHYQGVYPVKCNQDRFVVEDVVKFGSSFRFGLEAGSKPEILLAMSCLCKGNPDAFLVCNGFKDAEYVSLALLGRKLALNAVIVLEQEEELDLVIELSQKMNVRPVIGLRAKLRTKHSGHFGSTSGEKGKFGLTTTQIVRVVRKLSESGMLDCLQLLHFHIGSQIPSTSLLSDGVAEAAQLYCELVRLGANMKVFDIGGGLGIDYDGSKSGDSDLSVAYTLEEYAEAVVASVRFVCDRRSVKHPVICSESGRAIVSHHSVLIFEALSVAKPTLHHQATPNDIQFLLEGDEEARANYEDLYAAVLRGDRESCLLYVDQLKQRCVEGFKEGVLSIEQLASVDGLCEWVLKAIGASDAVHTYNINLSVFTSIPDLWGIDQLFPIVPIHKLDQRPGARGIFSDLTCDSDGKINKFIGGETSLPLHELDNNGSGGRYFLGMFLGGAYEEALGGFHNLFGGPSVVRVSQSDGPHSFAVTRAVPGQSSADVLRVMQHEPELMFQTLKHRAEEMMHTKSSSDEDEEEEEDDTELNDVAACLDRSFHNMPYLATEQASPSNSLSAAINNLGFYYCDEDSFDYLSV; from the coding sequence ATGCCTGCTTTAACTTGTTTCGTTCCTCCAGGCTACGCTTTCTCCAACACCACCGCCGCTGATGTCTTTATCCCGGCGTCTTCACCAACTTCCGTCGCTACCACCGCCGCTTCCGTTGTCGACAGCTCCTGCCGCTGGTCTTCCTCTCTCTCGTCGTCTCTTTACCGAATCGATGGATGGGGAGCTCCTTATTTCGCCGCTAATTCGTCTGGTAACATCTCTGTTCGTCCCCACGGCTCTGAAACTTTGCCTCACCAAGACGTCGATTTGCTCAAGATCGTTAAGAAGGTGACGGATCCGAAATCTTCCGGtggtttgggattgcagctccCGCTTATCGTTCGTTTCCCTGATGTTTTGAAGAACAGGCTCGAGTGTCTTCAATCTGCGTTTGATTTCGCGATTCAGAGCCAAGGGTATGGTTCTCATTACCAAGGTGTTTATCCTGTGAAATGTAACCAAGATCGATTCGTTGTTGAGGATGTTGTCAAGTTTGGATCTTcctttcggtttggtttggaagCTGGCTCTAAACCTGAGATCCTTCTCGCTATGAGCTGCTTGTGTAAAGGTAACCCTGATGCCTTTCTTGTGTGTAATGGTTTCAAAGACGCTGAGTATGTATCCTTGGCCCTGCTTGGGAGAAAACTTGCGTTGAACGCTGTGATTGTGcttgagcaagaagaagagcttgatTTGGTTATTGAGCTTAGCCAGAAGATGAATGTGAGGCCTGTCATTGGGTTGAGGGCTAAGCTGAGGACTAAACACTCGGGCCATTTTGGATCAACTTCAGGTGAAAAGGGCAAATTTGGATTGACCACTACTCAGATTGTTCGTGTGGTGAGGAAGCTGAGCGAATCTGGTATGCTTGATTGTCTCCAGCTTCTGCATTTTCACATTGGTTCACAGATTCCGTCGACTTCGTTGCTCTCTGACGGTGTTGCCGAGGCTGCTCAGCTTTACTGTGAACTTGTGCGTCTTGGTGCAAATATGAAAGTTTTCGATATCGGTGGTGGTTTGGGGATTGACTACGACGGGTCTAAATCTGGAGACTCGGATCTCTCTGTTGCGTATACTCTCGAGGAGTATGCTGAAGCTGTTGTAGCTTCTGTTCGCTTTGTGTGTGACAGGAGATCTGTGAAACATCCGGTGATATGCAGTGAAAGCGGTAGAGCTATAGTCTCTCATCACTCTGTGTTGATCTTTGAAGCTCTTTCGGTAGCTAAACCAACGCTTCATCATCAAGCGACTCCTAACGATATTCAGTTCCTGCTCGAAGGTGATGAGGAAGCTCGTGCCAATTACGAGGATCTTTATGCTGCTGTGTTGCGTGGAGACCGTGAAAGCTGCCTCCTTTATGTCGATCAGCTGAAGCAGAGGTGTGTTGAAGGTTTCAAAGAAGGTGTTTTAAGCATCGAGCAGTTAGCTTCTGTTGATGGGTTATGCGAGTGGGTATTGAAGGCTATAGGCGCGTCTGATGCGGTTCATACTTACAATATCAATCTATCGGTCTTCACTTCGATTCCTGATCTCTGGGGGATTGATCAGCTGTTTCCTATTGTTCCTATCCATAAGCTCGATCAAAGGCCCGGAGCTCGTGGGATCTTCTCGGATTTAACTTGTGACAGTGATGGGAAGATCAACAAGTTCATAGGCGGGGAAACCAGCTTGCCGTTGCATGAGCTTGACAACAATGGCAGTGGAGGAAGGTACTTTTTGGGTATGTTCCTTGGAGGGGCTTACGAGGAGGCGCTAGGTGGATTTCACAATCTGTTTGGTGGGCCAAGTGTGGTCCGTGTCTCGCAGAGTGATGGACCGCACAGCTTTGCAGTGACCCGAGCCGTGCCAGGTCAGTCCTCAGCAGATGTTCTCCGAGTAATGCAGCATGAGCCTGAGCTAATGTTTCAGACCTTAAAGCACCGAGCAGAGGAAATGATGCATACCAAAAGCAGTAgcgatgaagacgaagaagaagaagaagatgatactgAGTTGAACGATGTCGCGGCTTGTCTCGATCGTTCGTTCCACAACATGCCGTATCTTGCAACTGAGCAGGCATCGCCAAGTAACTCTCTTTCAGCTGCGATCAATAACCTCGGGTTTTACTACTGCGACGAAGACAGCTTCGATTACCTCTCTGTGTGA
- the LOC109127219 gene encoding uncharacterized protein LOC109127219 codes for MAAQRKKLPDQFIGWLQTCFTSASFRIAVNGELVGYFPGEKRLRQGDPISSLLFVLAMDILSKKLDRGLFKQGFGPHPMCIAPVVTHLSFADDVLIFFDGQECSLQCILEILEDFKTKSGLGINRTKTALFLEGGNFQRTQEMADRVGITQGALPVRYLGVTLTSKKMTRQDYRPLINRIMGRFTAWNVRHLSFAGRLQLLQ; via the coding sequence ATGGCAGCCCAAAGAAAAAAGTTACCAGATCAGTTCATAGGTTGGCTTCAAACTTGCTTCACTTCTGCTTCCTTTAGAATAGCAGTTAATGGAGAATTGGTAGGGTATTTCCCGGGGGAAAAAAGACTTAGACAAGGTGACCCAatttcatctcttctctttgttcTAGCAATGGATATTCTCTCCAAGAAGCTGGACAGAGGGTTATTCAAACAGGGTTTTGGACCTCATCCTATGTGCATAGCCCCAGTAGTCACTCATCTCAGCTTTGCAGATGATGTTCTGATTTTCTTCGACGGTCAAGAGTGCTCTCTGCAGTGcatcttggagattttggaggattttaagACCAAATCTGGTTTAGGTATTAACAGAACCAAGACCGCTTTATTTCTTGAGGGAGGGAACTTTCAAAGAACTCAGGAAATGGCAGATCGAGTGGGTATCACACAGGGAGCCCTTCCAGTGAGATATTTGGGCGTTACATTAACCTCGAAGAAGATGACAAGGCAGGATTATCGTCCCCTCATTAATCGTATTATGGGCCGGTTCACCGCTTGGAATGTGAGACATCTCTCCTTTGCGGGGAGGCTCCAGCTGCTGCAATAG
- the LOC104721320 gene encoding NADH dehydrogenase [ubiquinone] 1 beta subcomplex subunit 9, with the protein MSGVSTAAYFARRAAQKERVRILYRRALKDTLNWAVHRHIFYRDASDLREKFNANQDVEDIDRIDKLIAHGESEYNKWRHPDPYIVPWAPGGSKFCRNPTPPAGIEIVYNYGLEDNP; encoded by the exons atgagcgGAGTTTCGACGGCGGCGTACTTCGCGCGGCGAGCGGCACAGAAGGAGAGGGTTCGAATCCTGTATCGCCGTGCTCTTAAAGATACTCTCAATTGGGCTGTTCATCGCCATATCTTCTACCGTGAC GCTTCTGATCTGCGTGAGAAGTTCAATGCCAACCAAGATGTG GAGGACATTGACAGAATCGACAAACTGATCGCTCATGGTGAATCAGAATACAACAAATGGCGGCACCCTGATCCTTATATTG TTCCATGGGCTCCTGGTGGCTCAAAGTTCTGTAGAAACCCGACTCCGCCTGCTGGG ATTGAGATTGTGTACAACTATGGTCTAGAAGACAACCCATAA